Proteins from a genomic interval of Pseudophryne corroboree isolate aPseCor3 chromosome 4, aPseCor3.hap2, whole genome shotgun sequence:
- the NEU4 gene encoding sialidase-4, with the protein MGSRHVPARTVLFEREKNGVTYRVPALLYIPRWSTLLAFAEERLSADDAHANLLVLRRGTFYRNYVEWEDMYAVERAHLPGHRSMNPCPLYNDFTGQIFLFFIAVLGRATESYQIISGHNLARLCYVTSSDQGRSWSEVTDLTYKVIGESLKEWATFALGPGHGIQLKSGRLLVPAYTYHINCRDCFGKLCRTTPQAFTFRSDDHGKSWTFGELIPNLQTVECQLVSVDEEDGTNILYCNARSPLGFRVQALSSDGGIVFQPGQLVEKLVETPSGCHGSVIGFPAPLNFFSGLNANNLLSDQPRSAKRFQTPTWVLYSHPTSTQSRVNLGVYLSPYPKDADSWSGPWIIYEGPSAYSDLAYIELTSGDAGAVGSSPVVAFACLFENGINSPYEQISFSIFTLYEVIQSLPPNPLLHQPVTKTRIKGNCMMF; encoded by the exons ATGGGGTCCCGTCATGTTCCTGCACGCACAGTTCTGTTTGAGAGAGAGAAGAATGGAGTGACGTATCGTGTCCCAGCCCTCCTTTATATACCTCGCTGGTCAACACTTTTGGCATTCGCAGAAGAGAGGCTTAGCGCAGACGACGCCCATGCTAACCTGTTGGTATTACGCCGTGGCACATTTTATCGCAACTACgtggag TGGGAGGACATGTATGCAGTGGAGAGAGCCCACCTGCCCGGACATCGATCAATGAACCCATGTCCACTGTACAATGACTTTACAGGACAGATCTTCCTTTTCTTTATCGCTGTTCTGGGCAGAGCCACTGAATCCTACCAGATCATCTCTGGGCACAACCTGGCACGTCTGTGCTATGTAACAAGTTCAGATCAGGGCAGAAGCTGGAGTGAGGTCACAGACTTGACTTACAAGGTCATCGGGGAGTCACTAAAAG AGTGGGCCACGTTTGCCTTGGGACCAGGACATGGCATCCAGCTGAAGTCAGGCCGGCTCCTTGTCCCTGCTTATACCTACCACATTAACTGCAGAGATTGCTTTGGGAAGCTGTGCCGCACTACACCGCAAGCATTCACCTTCCGCAGTGACGACCATGGAAAGTCCTGGACATTTGGAGAACTCATCCCAAACCTACAGACAGTAGAGTGTCAGCTGGTGTCAGTGGACGAGGAGGATGGCACAAACATTCTGTACTGCAATGCCAGAAGCCCCCTTGGGTTCAGAGTGCAGGCTCTAAGCTCTGATGGTGGCATTGTCTTTCAGCCAGGACAGCTAGTGGAGAAATTGGTGGAGACACCCAGTGGGTGCCATGGAAGTGTCATTGGCTTCCCtgctccactgaacttcttctcagGGCTTAATGCCAATAATCTCCTATCTGACCAGCCACGGAGTGCAA AAAGATTCCAGACCCCTACATGGGTCCTATACTCCCATCCTACCAGTACACAGTCACGTGTGAATCTGGGTGTCTACCTCAGCCCATATCCTAAGGATGCAGACAGCTGGTCAGGCCCTTGGATCATATATGAAGGACCTAGTGCCTACTCAGATCTGGCATATATAGAACTAACTTCTGGTGATGCTGGGGCAGTGGGGTCCTCTCCAGTAGTTGCCTTTGCTTGTCTCTTTGAAAATGGCATAAATTCTCCCTATGAGCAGATATCATTCAGTATATTTACTCTGTATGAGGTCATACAAAGCCTACCGCCTAATCCCCTCCTCCATCAGCCCGTGACCAAAACTAGAATAAAAGGGAACTGTATGATGTTTTAA